A single window of Sphingobacteriales bacterium DNA harbors:
- a CDS encoding PglZ domain-containing protein, which yields MNETKILWADDEIDLLKPQIMFLEQKGYKVVPVSNGYDAIDKCNEELFDIIFLDEHMPGITGLETLSKIKSSYPDTPIVMITKNEEENIMDDAIGSQIADYLIKPVHPNQILLSIKKIIDNKRLISEKKTVNYRQQFQQIMLEINDDLDFDAWTELYKKLIYWDIELDKASNPEMREIFEMQKTEANKEFFKYIQKNYTKWLAKPDGFAPTQSHTLFKKKVIPNIDNDAPTFFILIDNLRYDHYRIIETLLKDKFKKVEEDSFYSILPTTTQYSRNAIFAGLMPSEINKKYADKWFFDDENEGKNLHEEFFMQEQFKRNGINIKCTYTKITNHKDGKELEDNILNLMHNTFNVIVYNFVDMLSHVRTEMEVLKEIANDEAAYRSLILSWFEHSPLLNALDKLKGKKARIIITSDHGTTRVKSPAKVVGDKNTTTNLRYKTGRNLNYNPKEVFEVRNPDEAFLPKSNLSSSYIFAKEDYYFCYPNNYNHFVNFFKNTFQHGGISLEEVIVPIAIFESK from the coding sequence ATGAATGAAACAAAAATACTTTGGGCAGATGACGAGATAGATTTATTGAAACCTCAGATAATGTTTTTAGAACAAAAAGGCTACAAAGTAGTTCCAGTAAGTAATGGCTACGATGCTATTGATAAATGTAATGAAGAACTTTTTGATATTATTTTCTTAGATGAACATATGCCAGGCATTACTGGATTGGAAACACTCAGTAAAATAAAATCTAGCTATCCTGATACACCAATAGTAATGATAACTAAGAATGAAGAAGAAAATATAATGGATGATGCTATTGGCTCGCAAATTGCAGATTATTTGATAAAACCAGTTCACCCAAACCAAATTCTACTTTCTATTAAAAAAATTATTGATAACAAAAGACTTATTTCTGAAAAGAAGACTGTTAATTATAGACAACAGTTTCAGCAGATAATGTTGGAAATTAACGATGATTTAGATTTTGACGCTTGGACAGAATTATATAAAAAACTTATATATTGGGATATTGAATTAGATAAAGCATCTAATCCAGAAATGCGAGAAATTTTTGAAATGCAAAAAACCGAAGCAAATAAAGAATTTTTTAAATATATACAAAAAAATTATACAAAATGGTTGGCAAAGCCAGATGGTTTTGCACCAACACAATCACATACATTATTCAAGAAAAAAGTTATTCCAAATATAGACAACGATGCACCTACTTTTTTTATTCTAATAGATAATTTGAGATACGACCATTATAGAATTATAGAAACATTATTAAAAGATAAATTTAAAAAAGTTGAGGAAGATAGTTTCTATAGCATACTACCTACAACAACACAATACAGCAGAAATGCAATATTTGCTGGCTTAATGCCATCAGAAATAAATAAAAAATATGCAGACAAATGGTTTTTTGATGATGAAAATGAAGGTAAAAACTTACATGAAGAGTTTTTTATGCAAGAACAATTTAAACGCAATGGAATAAATATAAAATGCACATATACTAAAATTACAAACCATAAAGATGGGAAAGAATTAGAAGATAATATCTTGAATCTGATGCACAATACATTTAATGTAATCGTGTATAATTTCGTAGATATGCTATCACATGTACGTACAGAAATGGAAGTGCTAAAAGAAATTGCTAATGATGAAGCAGCATATCGTTCATTAATTCTATCGTGGTTTGAACATTCACCATTGCTAAATGCATTAGATAAATTAAAAGGGAAAAAAGCACGTATCATTATCACATCAGACCACGGAACAACACGTGTAAAATCTCCAGCAAAAGTAGTAGGCGACAAAAATACTACAACAAATCTTAGGTATAAAACAGGACGAAATCTAAATTACAATCCAAAAGAAGTATTTGAAGTCAGAAATCCTGATGAAGCATTTTTGCCTAAATCAAATCTTAGTTCTAGTTATATTTTTGCAAAAGAAGATTACTATTTTTGCTATCCAAATAATTACAATCACTTTGTAAATTTCTTCAAAAATACATTTCAGCATGGTGGCATTTCATTGGAAGAAGTTATTGTGCCAATCGCAATATTTGAAAGCAAATAA
- a CDS encoding HD domain-containing protein gives MNKRKIFNDPVYGFIPIPFDIVYDIIEHPIFQRLRRIQQLGLSSLVYPGATHSRFHHSIGAMHLMTRALDVLKKKNIDISIDEEQATVLAILLHDIGHGPYSHALEFTLVDGVHHEEISLLLMHELEKEFGNIITLAIQIFEGKYKKKFLHQLVSGQLDMDRMDYLNRDSFYTGVSEGVIGYDRIINMLDVVDDNIVVEEKGIYSIEKFLVARRLMYWQVYLHKTVLCGEIILKNILKYIKKNNISLPFDSSINHFLSTDFNSKKSFNLVAFVL, from the coding sequence ATGAATAAGCGAAAAATTTTCAATGATCCTGTATATGGTTTTATTCCAATTCCATTCGATATTGTTTATGATATCATAGAACATCCTATTTTCCAAAGATTACGAAGAATACAGCAATTAGGTTTGAGTAGTTTGGTGTATCCTGGTGCTACGCACAGCAGATTTCATCATTCTATTGGTGCCATGCATTTGATGACACGTGCTTTGGATGTACTGAAGAAAAAGAATATTGATATTAGTATAGATGAAGAACAAGCAACTGTACTGGCAATATTATTGCATGATATTGGTCATGGGCCATATTCACATGCATTAGAATTTACTTTGGTAGATGGTGTGCATCATGAGGAAATTTCATTATTGTTGATGCATGAATTAGAGAAAGAATTTGGAAACATAATAACACTGGCAATCCAAATTTTTGAAGGCAAATACAAGAAAAAATTCTTACATCAGCTTGTGAGTGGACAATTGGATATGGATAGAATGGATTATTTGAATAGAGATTCTTTTTATACTGGCGTGAGTGAAGGTGTGATTGGCTACGATAGAATTATCAATATGTTGGATGTGGTAGATGATAATATTGTTGTTGAAGAAAAAGGAATCTATTCTATTGAAAAATTCTTAGTGGCACGTAGATTGATGTATTGGCAAGTTTATTTACATAAGACTGTGTTGTGTGGAGAAATTATACTTAAAAATATATTAAAATACATTAAAAAAAATAACATATCATTGCCATTTGATTCATCTATAAACCATTTTTTAAGTACTGATTTTAATTCAAAAAAATCATTCAACTTGGTTGCCTTTGTTTTGTAA